One Thermus sp. CCB_US3_UF1 DNA window includes the following coding sequences:
- a CDS encoding glucokinase gives MRVVGLDLGGTKIAAGVFDGEGLRSRVVLPTPKEGGEKVVAALAEAALQAEAQAGAKAQAIGLGTPGPLDFQRGIIRFTPNIPGLQDFPIRRLLEEATGRPVYLENDANAAALAEHHLGAARGEESSLFLTVSTGIGGGVVLKGRVLRGERGQGGELGHTTLLPGGPVCGCGLEGCLEALAAGRALEREASYAYGRPVDTKELFRLFGAGEAKARRLVLQAARYVGIGLASLVKAFDPSVVVVGGGLALNAPMGYWQALEEAYRHYLAGWEVPPLRRALLGSEAGLLGAALTAYLEVQGGGG, from the coding sequence ATGAGGGTGGTGGGCCTGGACCTGGGAGGCACCAAGATCGCCGCCGGGGTGTTTGACGGGGAGGGCCTGCGTTCCCGGGTGGTCCTCCCCACCCCCAAGGAAGGGGGGGAGAAGGTGGTGGCCGCCCTGGCCGAGGCCGCCCTCCAAGCGGAGGCCCAGGCCGGGGCAAAGGCCCAGGCCATCGGCCTCGGTACCCCCGGCCCCTTGGATTTCCAGCGGGGGATCATCCGCTTCACCCCCAACATCCCTGGCCTGCAGGACTTCCCCATCCGCCGCCTCCTGGAGGAGGCCACGGGCCGGCCCGTCTACCTGGAAAACGACGCCAACGCCGCCGCCTTGGCCGAGCACCACCTGGGGGCCGCACGGGGGGAGGAGAGTTCCCTTTTCCTCACGGTCTCCACCGGGATCGGGGGTGGGGTGGTCCTTAAGGGCAGGGTGCTCCGGGGGGAGCGGGGCCAGGGCGGGGAGCTGGGGCACACCACCCTCCTCCCCGGGGGGCCGGTGTGCGGCTGCGGCCTGGAGGGGTGCCTCGAGGCCCTGGCCGCCGGCAGGGCCCTGGAACGGGAGGCCAGCTACGCCTACGGGCGCCCCGTGGACACCAAGGAGCTCTTCCGCCTCTTCGGGGCGGGGGAGGCCAAGGCCAGGCGTCTGGTGCTCCAGGCGGCCCGGTACGTGGGCATCGGCCTGGCTAGCCTGGTCAAGGCCTTTGACCCCAGCGTGGTGGTGGTGGGCGGGGGCCTGGCCCTGAACGCCCCCATGGGGTACTGGCAGGCCCTGGAAGAGGCCTACCGCCACTACCTGGCCGGCTGGGAGGTCCCCCCCCTGCGCCGGGCCCTTCTGGGGAGCGAGGCTGGGCTTCTGGGGGCAGCCCTCACCGCCTACCTGGAGGTGCAAGGTGGCGGCGGGTAA
- a CDS encoding carbohydrate ABC transporter permease gives MGRFVRHLLVFAVLLFIALPFIWMAYAAFMPKEAVYSGELFSRVGFSLEHVRALGKEGFWDRLLFSLALSSGVVFLQLITALLGAYALRAGLGLLPFYLVLMAVPAELLLVPLYGILKELSLLDTLWALVLPFAASPFIVYLVYQAMRGVPEELLEAARLDGAGHRVLLFRILFPLVRPTLVAAGVLAFAAHWNLVLYPRVVVSDPRFWTLQTWLTDLQRKHPTDWGLLSAAALFSVLPIALLYLAFERRVVATFEEGLKG, from the coding sequence GTGGGCCGGTTTGTGCGGCACCTCCTGGTCTTCGCCGTCCTCCTCTTCATCGCCCTACCCTTTATTTGGATGGCCTACGCCGCCTTCATGCCCAAGGAGGCGGTCTACTCGGGAGAGCTTTTCTCCCGGGTGGGCTTCAGCCTGGAGCACGTGCGCGCCCTGGGCAAGGAGGGGTTTTGGGACCGCCTCCTCTTCTCCTTGGCCCTTTCCTCGGGGGTGGTCTTCTTGCAGCTTATCACCGCCCTTCTAGGGGCCTACGCCCTCCGGGCTGGCCTGGGGCTTTTGCCCTTTTACCTGGTGCTCATGGCCGTGCCGGCGGAGCTCCTCCTGGTGCCCCTTTACGGCATCCTGAAGGAGCTTTCCCTCCTGGATACCCTCTGGGCCCTGGTCCTCCCCTTTGCCGCCAGCCCCTTCATCGTCTACCTGGTGTACCAGGCCATGCGGGGCGTGCCGGAGGAGCTTTTGGAGGCGGCCAGGCTGGATGGGGCGGGGCACCGGGTCCTGCTTTTCCGCATCCTCTTTCCCCTGGTCCGCCCCACCCTGGTGGCGGCCGGGGTCTTGGCCTTTGCCGCCCACTGGAACCTGGTCCTCTACCCCCGGGTGGTGGTTTCCGACCCCCGCTTCTGGACCCTGCAGACCTGGCTTACCGACCTCCAGCGCAAACACCCCACGGACTGGGGCCTGCTTTCCGCGGCGGCCCTTTTCTCCGTCCTGCCCATCGCCCTCCTGTACCTGGCCTTTGAAAGGCGGGTGGTGGCCACCTTTGAGGAGGGGCTTAAGGGCTGA
- a CDS encoding DUF2905 family protein gives MAAGKVLVLLGLVLVALGLLLLYAPKLFAWFGHLPGDIRIEREGFRLYLPLTSSLLLSLLLSLVLALVRR, from the coding sequence GTGGCGGCGGGTAAGGTTCTGGTCCTGCTGGGGCTTGTCCTGGTGGCCCTAGGCCTTCTGCTCCTTTATGCCCCCAAGCTCTTCGCCTGGTTCGGCCACCTGCCCGGGGATATCCGAATCGAACGGGAGGGGTTCCGGCTTTACCTGCCCCTCACCTCCTCCTTGCTGCTCTCCCTGCTCTTGAGCCTGGTCTTGGCCCTGGTGCGGCGCTAG
- the typA gene encoding translational GTPase TypA, protein MEIRNIAIIAHVDHGKTTLVDAMLRQAKALAKAEGERILDSHDLERERGITILAKNTAVEWQGVKVNIVDTPGHADFGGEVERALSLVDGVLLLVDAAEGPMPQTRFVLRKALEAGLKPIVVLNKVDKKEARPDEVLNLTFDLMVELGATEAQLDFPFLYAVGREGRAWRETPREDLAELFATILEHVPPPRWQEGPFQLLVANLDHSPYLGRVAIGKVTRGRVRKGETLAILKEGQELLAKVAAVYTHRGLERVEVAESLPGDLVALAGLEGAEIGDTLASPEAPEPLPRLRVDEPTVALTLTANTSPFAGREGKHVTGQKLKERLGRELRTNVALQVEEVAPEVFELRGRGELHLAVLLETMRREGYEFSVGQPRVLLKDGLEPYELLVVEVPQERFGAVMEALGARRAEMAHMEVGERVRAEFVVPARALFGFRSLFLSLTGGEGLMSHTFHGYGPEAGPIPSRTTGSAVAMEAGVATAYSLNRLQERVQFFIEPGTEVYVGMIVGEHVRENDLDVNVTIGKKLTNVRAAGSDENIRLIPPRKLSLEEALGFLAEDELLEVTPRSLRLRKKVLDPSQRKRLVGK, encoded by the coding sequence ATGGAGATTAGAAACATTGCCATCATAGCCCACGTGGACCACGGCAAGACCACCCTGGTGGACGCCATGCTTCGCCAGGCCAAGGCCCTGGCCAAGGCCGAGGGGGAGCGGATCCTGGACTCCCATGACCTGGAACGGGAGCGGGGCATCACCATCCTGGCCAAGAACACCGCGGTGGAGTGGCAGGGGGTCAAGGTGAACATCGTGGACACCCCGGGCCACGCGGACTTCGGGGGGGAGGTGGAGCGGGCCCTTTCCCTGGTGGATGGGGTCCTGCTCCTGGTGGACGCCGCCGAGGGGCCCATGCCCCAGACCCGCTTCGTGCTGCGCAAGGCCCTGGAGGCCGGCCTCAAGCCCATCGTGGTCCTCAACAAGGTGGACAAGAAGGAGGCCCGCCCCGACGAGGTGCTGAACCTGACCTTTGACCTGATGGTGGAGCTGGGGGCCACGGAAGCCCAGCTGGACTTTCCCTTCCTCTACGCCGTGGGCCGCGAGGGCCGGGCCTGGCGGGAAACCCCCCGGGAGGACCTGGCGGAGCTTTTCGCCACCATCCTGGAGCACGTGCCCCCACCCCGTTGGCAGGAAGGCCCCTTCCAGCTCCTGGTGGCCAACCTGGACCACTCCCCCTACCTGGGGCGGGTGGCCATCGGCAAGGTGACCCGGGGGCGGGTGCGCAAGGGGGAAACCCTGGCCATCCTGAAGGAAGGGCAGGAGCTCCTGGCCAAGGTGGCCGCGGTCTACACCCACCGGGGGCTGGAGCGGGTGGAGGTGGCGGAGAGCCTGCCTGGGGACCTCGTGGCCCTGGCGGGCCTCGAGGGGGCGGAGATCGGGGACACCCTGGCCTCCCCCGAGGCCCCCGAACCCCTCCCCCGCCTCCGGGTGGACGAGCCCACGGTGGCCCTCACCCTCACCGCCAACACCTCCCCCTTCGCCGGGCGGGAGGGGAAGCACGTGACGGGGCAGAAGCTGAAGGAGCGCCTGGGGCGGGAGCTGCGCACCAACGTGGCCCTGCAGGTGGAGGAGGTGGCCCCGGAGGTCTTTGAGCTCCGGGGCCGGGGGGAGCTGCACCTGGCCGTGCTCCTGGAGACCATGCGCCGTGAGGGGTACGAGTTCAGCGTGGGCCAGCCCCGGGTGCTCCTCAAGGACGGCCTCGAGCCCTACGAGCTCCTGGTGGTGGAGGTACCCCAGGAACGCTTTGGGGCGGTGATGGAAGCCCTGGGGGCCAGGCGGGCGGAGATGGCCCACATGGAGGTGGGGGAACGGGTGCGGGCGGAGTTCGTGGTGCCGGCCCGGGCCCTTTTCGGCTTCCGCAGCCTTTTCCTCTCCCTTACCGGGGGGGAGGGGCTCATGAGCCACACCTTCCACGGCTACGGCCCCGAGGCCGGCCCCATTCCTAGCCGCACCACGGGCAGCGCCGTGGCCATGGAGGCCGGGGTGGCCACCGCCTACAGCCTGAACCGCCTGCAGGAGCGGGTGCAGTTTTTCATTGAGCCGGGAACCGAGGTCTACGTGGGGATGATCGTGGGGGAGCACGTGCGGGAAAACGACCTGGACGTAAACGTCACCATCGGCAAGAAGCTCACCAACGTCCGGGCCGCAGGCTCGGACGAGAACATCCGCCTCATCCCCCCGCGGAAGCTCTCCCTGGAGGAGGCCTTGGGCTTCCTGGCCGAGGACGAGCTCCTGGAGGTAACCCCCAGGAGCCTGCGCCTGCGCAAAAAGGTCCTGGACCCCTCGCAGCGCAAGCGCCTGGTTGGCAAATGA
- a CDS encoding NUDIX hydrolase has product MELGAGGVVFNARREVLLLRDRMGFWVFPKGHPEAGEALETAAVREVLEETGVEAQVLGPLFPTRYVNAKGVEREVHWFLMRGEGEPRLEGGMTGVGWFAPEEARGLLAFPEDLRLLEVALERLPF; this is encoded by the coding sequence ATGGAGCTAGGGGCGGGGGGCGTGGTCTTCAACGCCAGGCGGGAGGTCCTCCTCCTCCGGGATCGCATGGGCTTCTGGGTCTTCCCCAAGGGGCACCCCGAGGCGGGCGAGGCCCTGGAAACGGCGGCGGTGCGGGAGGTCCTGGAGGAAACCGGGGTGGAGGCCCAGGTCCTTGGTCCCCTTTTCCCCACCCGCTACGTGAACGCCAAGGGGGTGGAGCGGGAGGTGCACTGGTTCCTCATGCGGGGGGAAGGGGAGCCCCGTCTGGAAGGGGGCATGACCGGGGTGGGCTGGTTTGCCCCCGAGGAGGCCAGGGGCCTCCTCGCCTTCCCCGAGGACCTACGGCTTTTGGAGGTGGCCCTTGAGCGTCTACCGTTTTGA
- the rlmB gene encoding 23S rRNA (guanosine(2251)-2'-O)-methyltransferase RlmB has product MWIYGRNPVLEALKTGQARRVLVARGVEGWFLRELERLGAEYTLVPRIELDTLLRTTHHQGVAAEVEEPRYAPLEEAFRLAEARGEPPLLVFLDGITDPRNYGAMIRSALALGAHGVVSEARRSAPLSPLALKASAGAALKLPVVKVTNLPRALEEVKARGLWVYGLDLRGEKTPRELDFKRPLALVVGSEGEGMRRLVREGCDELFRIPIRPEAESLNASVALAIALYAAREARGARGVG; this is encoded by the coding sequence GTGTGGATCTACGGGCGGAACCCGGTCCTCGAGGCCCTGAAAACCGGCCAGGCCCGGCGGGTCCTGGTGGCCCGGGGGGTGGAGGGCTGGTTCCTAAGGGAACTGGAACGCCTGGGGGCGGAGTACACCCTGGTGCCCCGGATTGAGCTGGACACCCTGCTCCGCACCACCCACCACCAGGGGGTGGCGGCGGAGGTGGAAGAACCCCGGTACGCTCCCCTGGAGGAAGCCTTCCGCCTGGCGGAGGCCCGGGGGGAGCCTCCCCTTTTGGTCTTCCTGGACGGCATCACCGACCCCCGGAACTACGGGGCCATGATCCGCAGCGCCCTGGCCCTGGGGGCCCACGGGGTGGTTTCCGAGGCCCGCCGAAGCGCCCCTCTTTCCCCCCTAGCCCTGAAGGCCAGCGCCGGTGCGGCCCTAAAGCTCCCCGTGGTCAAGGTGACCAACCTACCCCGGGCCCTGGAGGAGGTGAAGGCCCGGGGGCTTTGGGTCTACGGCCTGGACCTCCGGGGGGAGAAGACCCCAAGGGAGCTGGACTTTAAGCGGCCCCTGGCCCTGGTGGTGGGCTCGGAAGGGGAAGGGATGCGGCGGCTGGTGCGCGAGGGATGCGACGAGCTTTTCCGCATCCCCATCCGCCCCGAGGCCGAGTCCCTGAACGCCTCCGTGGCCTTGGCCATCGCCCTCTATGCCGCCCGGGAGGCCCGGGGTGCCCGGGGTGTAGGATAG
- a CDS encoding gamma carbonic anhydrase family protein produces the protein MSVYRFEEKTPRVHPTAFLAPGAYLVGEVEVGEGASIWFGAVVRGDLERVVVGPGTNVQDGAVLHADPGFPCLLGPGVTVGHRAVVHGAVVEEGALIGMGAVVLNGARIGKGAVVGAGAVVPPGMEVPEGMLALGVPARVKGPATPPGNAPRYQALAERYRKGLSPVEPPRRYRLTLRGQDALNPFSELHLSLKRGRKEALEALRRVAQGFPLAEEEAAFLLAQGLLQPE, from the coding sequence TTGAGCGTCTACCGTTTTGAGGAGAAGACCCCCAGGGTCCACCCCACCGCCTTCCTGGCCCCCGGGGCCTACCTGGTGGGGGAGGTGGAGGTGGGGGAGGGGGCTTCCATCTGGTTCGGGGCCGTGGTGCGGGGGGATTTGGAGCGGGTGGTGGTGGGCCCGGGGACGAACGTCCAAGACGGGGCCGTGCTCCACGCCGACCCCGGCTTCCCCTGCCTTTTGGGCCCGGGCGTCACCGTGGGCCACCGGGCGGTGGTCCACGGGGCGGTGGTGGAGGAGGGGGCCCTGATCGGCATGGGGGCGGTGGTGCTGAACGGGGCCCGGATCGGCAAGGGGGCCGTGGTGGGGGCGGGGGCGGTGGTTCCCCCGGGGATGGAGGTGCCGGAGGGGATGCTGGCCTTGGGGGTACCCGCCCGGGTGAAGGGCCCGGCCACCCCTCCCGGCAACGCCCCGCGGTACCAGGCCCTGGCGGAGCGGTACCGCAAGGGGCTTTCTCCCGTGGAGCCCCCGAGGCGCTACCGCCTCACCCTCCGGGGGCAGGATGCCCTGAACCCCTTTAGCGAGCTCCACCTCAGCCTCAAGCGGGGGCGGAAGGAGGCCCTCGAGGCCCTCCGGCGCGTGGCCCAGGGGTTTCCCCTTGCGGAGGAGGAGGCCGCTTTCCTGCTCGCCCAGGGCCTCCTCCAGCCGGAATGA
- a CDS encoding replication-associated recombination protein A — protein MEGMEPLAERLRPQSLEEVLGQPHLTGEKGLLRRMLAGKRLASMVLFGPPGTGKTTLARLLAQGVGRPFLHLSAVEAGLKEVRLAVERARQEGGLVLFLDEVHRFNRAQQDALLPHLESGLLTLIGATAENPAFELTPALRSRLRFFPLKPLGEEDLLILLRRALQDPRGLPGTPYEEGALRLLAQAAGGDARFALNTLELAAAFGRVDGETVRLALGSERFAMDRGGDGFYDLVSALHKSLRGSHVDAALYYLARLLRGGADPLYLARRLIRVAAEDVGLADPLALRLAVAAKEAYEALGSPEGELALVEAAVYLALAPKSNSLYAAWKRAVEAAEAHPEAPVPNHLKNAPTALAKALGHGQGYAYYHEDKEGSFAQRYLPEGLEDLRLFQATGEGWEERVRERLKALRERFARGNPGPDKAP, from the coding sequence ATGGAAGGGATGGAGCCCCTGGCGGAGCGCCTCCGCCCGCAAAGCCTGGAGGAGGTCCTGGGCCAGCCCCACCTCACCGGGGAGAAGGGCCTCCTAAGGCGGATGCTGGCCGGGAAGCGCCTGGCCTCCATGGTCCTCTTCGGCCCTCCCGGCACGGGCAAGACCACCCTGGCCCGCCTCCTGGCCCAGGGGGTGGGGCGGCCCTTCCTCCACCTCTCCGCGGTGGAGGCGGGGCTCAAGGAGGTGCGGCTGGCGGTGGAGCGCGCGCGGCAGGAGGGGGGTCTAGTCCTCTTCCTGGACGAGGTCCATCGCTTTAACCGGGCCCAGCAGGACGCCCTCCTGCCCCACCTGGAGTCGGGCCTCCTCACCCTGATCGGGGCCACCGCGGAAAACCCCGCCTTTGAGCTCACCCCCGCCCTGCGCTCCCGCCTGCGCTTCTTCCCCCTAAAGCCCCTGGGGGAGGAGGACCTCCTCATCCTCCTCCGGCGGGCCCTCCAGGACCCACGGGGCCTTCCCGGCACCCCCTACGAGGAAGGGGCCCTCCGCCTCCTGGCCCAGGCCGCGGGTGGGGATGCCCGCTTCGCCCTGAACACCCTGGAGCTGGCGGCGGCCTTTGGCCGGGTGGACGGGGAAACCGTGCGCCTAGCTCTAGGCAGCGAGCGCTTCGCCATGGACCGGGGTGGGGACGGGTTTTATGACCTGGTCTCCGCCTTGCACAAAAGCCTAAGGGGAAGCCACGTGGACGCCGCCCTCTACTACCTGGCCCGGCTCCTAAGGGGCGGGGCCGACCCCCTTTACCTGGCCCGCCGCCTCATCCGGGTGGCGGCCGAGGACGTGGGCCTGGCCGACCCCCTGGCCCTGCGCCTGGCGGTGGCGGCCAAGGAGGCCTACGAGGCCCTGGGAAGCCCAGAAGGGGAGCTGGCCTTGGTGGAGGCCGCAGTCTACCTGGCCCTGGCCCCCAAGTCCAACAGCCTCTACGCCGCCTGGAAGCGGGCCGTGGAGGCCGCCGAGGCCCACCCAGAGGCCCCGGTGCCCAACCATCTCAAAAACGCGCCCACGGCCCTGGCCAAGGCCCTGGGCCACGGCCAGGGGTACGCCTACTACCACGAGGACAAGGAGGGGAGCTTCGCCCAGAGGTACCTGCCGGAGGGCCTCGAGGACCTCCGCCTCTTCCAGGCCACGGGGGAGGGCTGGGAGGAAAGGGTGCGGGAACGGCTAAAGGCCCTCAGGGAGCGGTTTGCCCGTGGAAACCCAGGGCCAGATAAGGCCCCCTAG
- the folE gene encoding GTP cyclohydrolase I FolE — MSRKMVEIEETGLSFATEVDLERLQHLSAEWLAVIGEDPAREGLRKTPERVAKAWAFLTRGYRQDLKEIVNGAVFQAEGSEMVVVKGVEFYSLCEHHLLPFFGQVHIGYIPNGKILGLSKFARIVDMFARRLQVQERLAVQVAEAIQEVLEPQGVGVVVEGVHLCMMMRGVEKQHSRTITSAMLGVFRESQKTREEFLSHLK, encoded by the coding sequence ATGAGCCGCAAGATGGTGGAGATCGAAGAAACTGGTCTGAGCTTCGCAACCGAGGTGGACCTGGAGCGCCTCCAGCACCTTTCCGCCGAGTGGTTGGCCGTCATCGGCGAGGACCCCGCCCGGGAGGGCCTCCGGAAAACCCCCGAACGGGTGGCCAAGGCCTGGGCCTTCCTCACCCGGGGCTACCGCCAGGACCTGAAGGAGATCGTGAACGGGGCGGTCTTCCAGGCCGAGGGGAGCGAGATGGTGGTGGTGAAGGGCGTGGAGTTCTACTCCTTGTGCGAGCACCACCTCCTCCCCTTCTTCGGCCAGGTGCACATCGGCTACATCCCCAACGGCAAGATCCTGGGCCTTTCCAAGTTCGCCCGCATCGTGGACATGTTTGCCCGCAGGCTCCAGGTGCAGGAGCGCCTGGCGGTCCAGGTGGCCGAGGCCATCCAGGAGGTCCTGGAACCCCAAGGGGTGGGGGTGGTGGTGGAAGGGGTCCACCTGTGCATGATGATGCGGGGGGTGGAGAAGCAGCACTCCCGGACCATCACCAGCGCCATGCTGGGGGTCTTCCGCGAAAGCCAGAAGACCCGGGAAGAGTTCTTAAGCCACCTCAAGTAA
- a CDS encoding IS4 family transposase — MEQLTPLINALKRYWKADLRRLTFLAALVMALVTARTTSGPRLALSLGSIASPDPRSAYRRFQRFLAWPGLDGEGYARFIFALLRPQGLLLVMDRTEWELGKSKVNLLMLAFLYQGLAVPLFWSFLPHDGNSSTPERIALMERALAFLRAHFPHLRVEGFLADREFIGEAWFRYLEEKGIPRCIRIKANTRMWRLGSGPRAWELFASLKVGESRVPRRRYWVYGRRMWVVGLRLGVREWLIVATDLDPHRVLEVYGLRWGIERLFGALKGRGFDLEATHVTRGERLSRLLVPLSLAFVWAFRTGLVLHRVRPVRPKKHGRLGQSLFRAGLDLLTLWALALWGAGGGRRGSPLGLCPMEVLTCT, encoded by the coding sequence ATGGAACAGCTTACCCCACTCATCAACGCCTTGAAGCGATACTGGAAGGCCGACCTCAGGCGCCTCACCTTCCTGGCCGCCCTGGTGATGGCTCTGGTCACCGCCCGCACCACAAGCGGCCCCAGACTCGCTCTTTCCCTCGGCTCCATAGCCAGCCCTGACCCCCGCTCCGCCTACCGAAGGTTCCAGCGGTTCTTGGCCTGGCCGGGGCTGGACGGGGAGGGCTATGCCCGCTTCATCTTCGCCCTCCTCCGACCCCAAGGGCTCCTCCTGGTCATGGACCGGACCGAGTGGGAGCTGGGGAAGAGCAAGGTCAACCTCCTGATGCTGGCCTTCCTGTACCAAGGCCTGGCCGTCCCCCTGTTCTGGAGCTTCCTTCCCCACGACGGCAACTCCTCCACCCCCGAACGCATCGCCCTGATGGAGAGGGCCTTGGCTTTCCTGAGGGCCCACTTCCCCCACCTCCGGGTGGAGGGGTTCCTGGCGGATCGGGAGTTCATAGGGGAGGCGTGGTTCCGGTACCTGGAGGAGAAGGGCATCCCCCGGTGCATCCGAATCAAGGCCAACACCCGGATGTGGCGGTTGGGCTCGGGCCCTCGGGCCTGGGAGCTCTTTGCCTCCCTGAAGGTGGGAGAGAGCCGGGTGCCCAGGCGGCGGTACTGGGTCTACGGGCGGCGCATGTGGGTGGTGGGGTTGCGCCTTGGGGTCCGGGAGTGGCTGATTGTGGCTACGGACCTGGACCCTCACCGGGTGCTGGAGGTGTACGGGCTCAGGTGGGGGATAGAGCGGCTCTTTGGGGCCCTGAAGGGGCGGGGATTTGACCTGGAGGCCACGCACGTGACGCGGGGGGAGAGGCTTTCGCGGCTTTTGGTCCCCTTGAGCCTGGCCTTCGTGTGGGCGTTTCGGACGGGGCTTGTGCTGCACCGGGTGCGTCCGGTGAGGCCCAAGAAGCACGGGAGGCTGGGACAGAGCCTCTTCCGGGCGGGGCTGGACCTGCTCACCCTTTGGGCGCTTGCCCTCTGGGGTGCAGGGGGAGGAAGGCGCGGAAGTCCCTTGGGGTTATGCCCTATGGAGGTTTTGACGTGTACATAG
- a CDS encoding M20 family metallopeptidase → MDWVRLLSRLLQAESLPGQEGEAAALLLEALKGMGLPAWLDEAGNVEALLGEEEPEVVLAGHLDVVPVGDPGRWPYPQGAVAEGALWGRGAVDMKGPLVAMLLALENLAQRPLRGRVRLLAAVQEEVGGLGSRHAAPRLSPRAFILGEPSGRRLMRGHRGRAEVWVDLEGEERHAALAGEENPLYELAEYLLALRDLPPLPGLHLTPTRVDTYPGAKNQTPGVVRLYLDVRYEPEADPERLLERLRALGGASVYIPEEERGSGEVRMRLSALWPPYRLGEDHPLLLEALKALGQERAGLWPFTTDAPYLGAKAPVLGFGPGDPALAHTPKEHIPLAEVEAAARDYVRLVEALWSAAP, encoded by the coding sequence GTGGACTGGGTCCGGCTCCTCTCCCGCCTCCTCCAGGCGGAAAGCCTCCCCGGGCAGGAAGGGGAGGCGGCGGCCCTGCTCCTCGAGGCCCTGAAGGGCATGGGCCTCCCCGCCTGGTTGGACGAGGCGGGCAACGTGGAGGCCCTCCTGGGGGAGGAGGAGCCCGAGGTGGTCCTGGCGGGACACCTGGACGTGGTGCCCGTGGGGGACCCTGGGCGCTGGCCCTACCCCCAAGGGGCCGTGGCGGAAGGGGCCCTCTGGGGCCGGGGGGCGGTGGACATGAAAGGCCCCCTGGTGGCCATGCTCCTGGCCCTGGAGAACCTTGCCCAAAGGCCCCTTCGGGGAAGGGTGCGCCTTTTGGCCGCCGTGCAGGAGGAGGTGGGGGGGTTGGGAAGCCGCCACGCCGCGCCAAGGCTTTCCCCCCGGGCCTTCATCCTGGGGGAGCCCTCGGGACGGCGGCTCATGCGGGGGCACCGGGGCCGGGCCGAGGTATGGGTGGACCTGGAGGGAGAGGAACGGCACGCCGCCCTGGCGGGCGAGGAAAACCCCCTTTACGAGCTGGCGGAATACCTCCTGGCCCTGCGCGACCTCCCTCCCCTTCCCGGCCTCCACCTCACCCCCACCCGGGTGGACACCTACCCCGGGGCCAAGAACCAGACCCCGGGGGTGGTGCGGCTTTACCTGGACGTGCGCTACGAGCCTGAAGCAGACCCGGAGAGGCTTTTGGAAAGGCTGCGGGCCCTAGGGGGGGCCTCGGTCTACATCCCCGAGGAGGAACGGGGCTCAGGGGAGGTGCGGATGCGGCTTTCCGCCCTCTGGCCCCCCTACCGCCTGGGGGAAGACCACCCCCTCCTCCTCGAGGCCCTCAAGGCCTTGGGCCAGGAAAGGGCTGGGCTCTGGCCCTTCACCACCGATGCCCCCTACCTGGGGGCCAAGGCCCCGGTGCTGGGCTTCGGCCCTGGGGACCCCGCCCTGGCCCACACCCCCAAGGAGCACATCCCCCTGGCCGAGGTGGAAGCCGCGGCCAGGGACTACGTCCGCCTGGTGGAGGCCCTATGGAGCGCCGCACCCTAG
- a CDS encoding DUF2007 domain-containing protein — MERRTLAGTPYRKLLTAPRPVAEGLKARLEAKGIPVFLETPFSGLPEAALGTYMGDVGLWVPEALLGEAEALLEEEIP; from the coding sequence ATGGAGCGCCGCACCCTAGCCGGAACCCCTTACCGCAAGCTCCTCACCGCCCCCCGCCCCGTGGCCGAGGGGCTCAAGGCCAGGCTGGAGGCCAAAGGCATCCCCGTCTTTCTGGAAACCCCCTTTTCCGGCCTCCCCGAGGCGGCCCTGGGCACCTACATGGGGGACGTGGGCCTCTGGGTGCCGGAAGCCCTCTTGGGGGAGGCCGAGGCCTTGCTGGAGGAGGAGATCCCATGA
- a CDS encoding DUF1028 domain-containing protein codes for MVVATFSLVARDPDTGDLGVAVASKFLAVGAVVPHARAGVGAVATQSYANPRFGPQGLALLEAGASPQGVLEAFRRTDPELERRQFGLVSARGEALTFTGADCHPWAGGVAGEGFAAQGNLLTGPQVVEAMVETFLREKAPFPERLLLALRAGERAGGDRRGKQSAALLVVGEGKGYGGLWDRYVDLRADDHPEPVEELFRLLALHRLLFERPKERRPLTAEEVRWLQGVLRGLGLYSGEAHGIFDPETERALWALIGMENLEERYRGGPEVDEATLAYLKGRYGWS; via the coding sequence ATGGTGGTGGCCACCTTCTCCCTGGTGGCCCGGGACCCGGATACGGGCGACCTGGGCGTGGCCGTGGCCAGCAAGTTCTTGGCGGTGGGGGCCGTGGTCCCCCATGCCCGGGCGGGGGTGGGGGCGGTGGCCACCCAGTCTTACGCCAACCCCCGCTTCGGGCCCCAGGGTCTGGCCTTGCTGGAGGCCGGGGCCAGCCCCCAAGGGGTTCTGGAGGCCTTCCGCCGCACCGACCCCGAGCTGGAACGGCGCCAGTTCGGCCTGGTGAGCGCCCGGGGGGAGGCCCTCACCTTCACGGGGGCGGACTGCCATCCCTGGGCCGGGGGGGTGGCGGGGGAGGGATTCGCCGCCCAGGGGAACCTCCTCACCGGCCCCCAGGTGGTGGAGGCCATGGTGGAAACCTTCTTGCGGGAAAAGGCCCCCTTTCCCGAGCGGCTTCTCCTGGCCTTGAGGGCAGGGGAGAGGGCTGGGGGGGACAGGCGGGGCAAGCAGTCCGCCGCCCTTTTGGTGGTGGGGGAGGGGAAGGGGTACGGCGGGCTTTGGGACCGGTACGTGGACCTCCGGGCGGACGACCACCCGGAGCCGGTGGAGGAGCTCTTCCGCCTCCTCGCCCTTCACCGCCTTCTTTTTGAGCGCCCCAAGGAGAGGCGCCCCCTCACCGCGGAGGAGGTGCGCTGGCTCCAGGGGGTGCTGAGGGGGCTGGGCCTCTACTCGGGGGAGGCCCACGGGATTTTTGACCCCGAGACCGAACGGGCCCTTTGGGCCCTGATCGGCATGGAGAACCTGGAGGAGCGCTACCGGGGGGGGCCGGAGGTGGACGAGGCCACCCTGGCCTACCTCAAGGGGAGGTACGGATGGAGCTAG